The Chryseobacterium sp. JV274 sequence GTATCATCATTATGGGCATTCACTCATCATGTGTTGTCTTTCTGCAATCCTTTTATTTTTAGACAACAGGATCAAAATAAATCTTTCCAGTACTAAAAAATTATAAAGAAATAAAGCAGTCTAGAAAATGATCATTTTTTTATCATAATAAAAGTATTCAGCATAAATGAAAGCAAAATACTTTTAATAGATATTTATTTTAATTAATTTAATATAAAATAACATTTTTCAATACTGTATAATACTGATAATGAGCGACTACTATTAATTATTTTTTCTTGTCAAAGTGAAATAATTTATTAATTTAGCTACACAAAGTTTTGTAAAAAAATCAGTAAACAGAAAAGTTCTTTCCAGAGAAGGATTGAAACAAATTTCAGGAAATAGATTTATCTTCCCATGCACTTACAAATGCTGTGATGATAGCTCATTACCACGATGTTCCGATTTTCAATGTCCCGCAGTAGTACAGCCTAAATAATTCAATATGAATGTTTTAAAGTTTAAATTATTAGCATTAATTATAACAGGTATAATGTTAATTTCCTGCTCTTCAAGAAGTAAATTCACCTCTGAATCATTGAGCATTGGAATGACAAAAGAACAGGTTATATCAAAATTTGGAAAACCCTATAAATCTTCATTTACAGAAAATAAAGAAGCCGGAGAAATTAAAGAATCTTTATACTATAGAGAAAGTTTAAATATGGGAAATAGATCAATAACAAATATTTTAACTTTTAAAGGTGGAAAATTGGTTTCTCTTGAACAAGGGCAGGAATCTGAAAACAATTCTCCGGTTATAATTCATCCCTAATCAAATGCTTACTGTAAAAAGAAAATTGAGTAGCAACTCTCATCAAATCTGAATTACATTTAGATTAACATAACAATTTTATTATTTTGTTCTGTTTTTGATTTCATCAGAAGCATTATTGAAATCACGTATTTTTTCAATTTTTTTGTTTCCGAAGTTATAAGAGATAGAAATATTTAATTGACGTGGATAGTTATAAATATTGATATAATTGTAGTTTCCGTTTTGTTGCGGATCATTAATTATAACCCTATTGGTATTTAAAACATCATAAACAGTGGCTGCAAAGGTCCAGTCATTCCATATTTTTTTGAGCCCTATTTCCAAACTGCCGAGAGGCCTTAACTGGCCCAGTTCTATCTGGTAATTGCCAACGTACCAATAGTTAATACTGGCAAACCATGTTTTAGCCTGATCAAGTCTTATATTATTATTAGTTGAAATTGTTATTCCATTTGATTTTCTGGAATTAATATATGCCGGAAACTTTTCACCTGTTAACGGATCCGTATCAATACTTCCATCATTAATATTATGCTGTAAACCAATACTTACATTGGTATTCCAATACTGTTTAAAAAATGATTTCTGGAAACCGATTGTAAAATTGAATTCTTGACGGTTGCCAAAATTGGTTCTTATATACCTTAATACATTTACATGGCTGCCGTTATTTTCAATTATTCCCTGCAAAGGTATTTGCAGGATAACATCTTTATAATATTTATGACCGACAATGAAAAAATATGAATTTTTGAACATATAATTAAGTTCCTGGGAATAAACTGCGGAAGCTTTCATAAACGGATTATTCTGAACATAATTGGTTTCCGTTAAATAAGTTCTTACAGGGTTTACTTCCCAAAATGAAGGTCTTTTCATACGGCCTGAAAAAGAATATGAAAGATTATGATCTTTATTGATAGAGTAGTTCAGGTTTAGGTAAGGTAAAATATTATGATAGTTTCTCGTAAGATTTTTTAAGTTATCATCCTGAGCATTATAAGAGTTTCCTTTATTTTGTGTTAATTCATAACGGATTCCGGCTTTTGCAGAGATTTTATCGTTTACTTTTTTTTCAACAGTCAAATATCCTCCGTAAATATTCTCCAGATAAAAAAAATGATTTGGATTTCTAACTGCTACACCGGTAGCCAATTGATATAGACTTGTTTCTGTATCATTATCTGTTTTCGTATAGCTGTAATTTCCTCCAAAAGACAGTGTGAAATCATTTTTAAATTTCTTATAATAATCTACCGTTACAGAAAAACTGTTAATAATCTGTGGTGTTTCCTGAATAATCTGGCTTATATCTTCTCCCATATTTCCATTGGAATCTGATGCTGATGTCGTATTGAGGCCATTCTGTTTTTTTCTGAAGTTTAGATAGGCTGCATTTAGATTTAATTTACTGCCGATAGAATCCGTTTTTAATTCATAGTTTAAATTGACAGAATTATTATAAGATTGAGCGTTTTCATGATTTATGCTTCGGTTGTAAGAAGTTTTCCAGACGGTATCATTTAATACATTTACAGTGTTAAATAAATTGGTAACAGAAGTAAAATTTTTGTTATACCAGTTGTTATAGCTCAATGCAATGCTGCTTTTGTCATTTAAAGCATAATCTATATTCAGATATCCTCCATAGTCCTTGTTCGGAATAGATACGGTTCCTTCCGAACGATTTGAAGCTATATTGCTGCCATTTTCCAATATATAATACTGCCGTTTGGTGTTTTCACTACTATTAAAACTTGAATTAATTCCGAGATTATTTTTTCTGTAATTGATAGAAAATCCCATTCCCGGATTGTTATAATATCCCTGATTATTGCTCATTCTTAAGCTTCCGTTCAAGCCATTTTCTGTTATCTTTTTTAGAATAATATTAATAACCCCATCTGAAGATTCAACTTGAAATTCGCTGCCGGGCATCGTAATAATCTCTATTTTCTGTATGCTTTCAGATGGCATACTTTTTAAAAAGGCTGCCAGAGCATCAGCATCCATTTGATTTTTTTTACCATTGATATATATTACAGCATTTGATTTTCCGGCAATCCGTAAAGTTTTATCATCCATTGATGAAATCAGGGGAGTTTCTTTTAAAAGACTAAAGACCGTAGTCCCTTTTGCTGCCGGGGAAGCTCCTACATCATATATAAACCGGTCATTTTTTCTCTGGAATTTATTTTTTTTCAGTACAATTTCATTTATTTTCTTTGTTGCTACTGTATCTTTTTTTTCTTGTGCAGTTACAATTGTTCCGCTCAGTACAATGATTAAATGGATCAGACGTTTCATATATTTATGTTTTTTATTTTATGCATTACAATGTAGCTTGTTATGCAATATACATGTATACAATTCATGAATTAATCATGAATCTATTTAAATAAGACATTCGAGATATCACAAGTATTACATCGCGAGCCAAATAGTACTGCAGATGTCCTGAATTATAATGAGAAAAGCTATAAACAGAAACCCACTCAATAGAGCTATATGCAGAATGTGTATATATAATCAGCCCGGATAGATTATTTGTTTATCCGGGCTGACTGAAGTTTAAATAAAAATTAAATCCTTAAGCAGGACAGATAGGATATCCTCCGTTTGGACATTTTAATGTACAGTCTCTTATCACATAACTACCATTGGAAAGTCTGCAGACTCCTTGTACATTACCTCCGGCAATGCTTTTCAATTGTTCTCTGGAAAGGCTTTTTTGGTTTTTTAAATTTTTCATTGTAATATTTTTTGGTTAAGAAATATGTTAATTATTGTGGACATACCACTGCTGGGCATGCACTAAGGCTTGGGCACCGGGGGATCCCGGCAGGAGGGCAGCATTCATATGAACATTCTTTGATAGTGATATTCATTCCATTGCCCATTACATTTTTTAAATACTCTCTTGAGAGCACCTTTCTGTTTTCTGATTTTTTCATTTTTAAAATTTTAGATTAGTTATAATTTATATGATTTATGAATAATTACTTATTTTTTCTATCATGTATTTTGATCTTTTTTGGAGATTTGATTCGAACGGATAATCATTACCGTTGGAGTAAAGATCATATTATAATTGATTAATAATGCTTTATTTTTTAAAGAATAAAGGCCGAAAAACCTTTGAATCAAATTTTTTACTACCAGATTGATAAAGATTAGAACAATAAGTTGAA is a genomic window containing:
- a CDS encoding TonB-dependent receptor domain-containing protein; translated protein: MKRLIHLIIVLSGTIVTAQEKKDTVATKKINEIVLKKNKFQRKNDRFIYDVGASPAAKGTTVFSLLKETPLISSMDDKTLRIAGKSNAVIYINGKKNQMDADALAAFLKSMPSESIQKIEIITMPGSEFQVESSDGVINIILKKITENGLNGSLRMSNNQGYYNNPGMGFSINYRKNNLGINSSFNSSENTKRQYYILENGSNIASNRSEGTVSIPNKDYGGYLNIDYALNDKSSIALSYNNWYNKNFTSVTNLFNTVNVLNDTVWKTSYNRSINHENAQSYNNSVNLNYELKTDSIGSKLNLNAAYLNFRKKQNGLNTTSASDSNGNMGEDISQIIQETPQIINSFSVTVDYYKKFKNDFTLSFGGNYSYTKTDNDTETSLYQLATGVAVRNPNHFFYLENIYGGYLTVEKKVNDKISAKAGIRYELTQNKGNSYNAQDDNLKNLTRNYHNILPYLNLNYSINKDHNLSYSFSGRMKRPSFWEVNPVRTYLTETNYVQNNPFMKASAVYSQELNYMFKNSYFFIVGHKYYKDVILQIPLQGIIENNGSHVNVLRYIRTNFGNRQEFNFTIGFQKSFFKQYWNTNVSIGLQHNINDGSIDTDPLTGEKFPAYINSRKSNGITISTNNNIRLDQAKTWFASINYWYVGNYQIELGQLRPLGSLEIGLKKIWNDWTFAATVYDVLNTNRVIINDPQQNGNYNYINIYNYPRQLNISISYNFGNKKIEKIRDFNNASDEIKNRTK
- a CDS encoding DUF2845 domain-containing protein, with protein sequence MNVLKFKLLALIITGIMLISCSSRSKFTSESLSIGMTKEQVISKFGKPYKSSFTENKEAGEIKESLYYRESLNMGNRSITNILTFKGGKLVSLEQGQESENNSPVIIHP